One Streptomyces drozdowiczii DNA segment encodes these proteins:
- a CDS encoding DMT family transporter — protein sequence MNAISLRGALLAAFACVLVGASFTANSVLGDYPYAGGQALRYGLAALLLLPLIHRPGEPRPAATLRLLTGRQWGRLALLAAVGMVGFNFAVLAAERSAEPAVPGVFVGCAPILVAVLVPLLEGRRPTRPVLYAAGLVAAGAFTVQGWGRTDLSGILCSVGALAGEVGFAVIAVPVLRPLGPKLLSATVCAIAAAESTVLGLVLDGGGFLRLPTGAEALALVWQAAVVTVIGFVCWYMGMQRIGAERATLFSGLIPVSAALTAPLVGTGSYGLAQAAGSCLVGLGVAIGSGVLGRRGATAPQAEAPAPKADAGPRAVRRSANVL from the coding sequence ATGAACGCGATCTCTCTGCGCGGCGCCTTGCTCGCCGCCTTCGCCTGCGTCCTCGTCGGCGCCTCCTTCACCGCCAACAGCGTCCTCGGCGACTACCCCTACGCGGGCGGCCAGGCGCTTCGCTACGGCCTCGCGGCGCTCCTCCTGCTGCCCCTGATCCACCGCCCCGGGGAACCCCGCCCCGCCGCCACGCTCCGCCTGCTCACCGGGCGGCAGTGGGGGCGGCTCGCGCTCCTCGCCGCCGTCGGCATGGTCGGCTTCAACTTCGCCGTACTGGCCGCCGAACGCTCAGCGGAACCCGCGGTTCCGGGCGTCTTCGTCGGCTGCGCCCCGATCCTCGTCGCCGTCCTCGTGCCCCTCCTTGAAGGACGCAGGCCCACCCGGCCCGTGCTGTACGCGGCGGGGCTGGTAGCCGCCGGGGCGTTCACGGTCCAGGGCTGGGGGCGCACCGACCTGAGCGGCATCCTGTGCTCCGTCGGCGCGCTGGCCGGTGAAGTGGGCTTCGCCGTGATCGCGGTGCCGGTGCTGCGCCCGCTGGGTCCGAAGCTGCTGTCCGCGACCGTGTGCGCCATCGCGGCGGCCGAGTCGACCGTCCTCGGCCTGGTGCTGGACGGCGGCGGCTTCCTGCGCCTGCCGACCGGGGCCGAGGCGCTGGCGCTGGTCTGGCAGGCGGCCGTCGTGACGGTCATCGGCTTCGTCTGCTGGTACATGGGCATGCAGCGCATCGGTGCCGAGCGCGCCACCCTCTTCTCCGGCCTCATCCCCGTCTCCGCCGCGCTCACCGCCCCGCTCGTCGGCACCGGTTCCTACGGCCTCGCTCAGGCCGCCGGATCCTGCCTCGTGGGCCTCGGGGTGGCGATCGGCTCGGGCGTGCTGGGGCGGCGCGGCGCGACCGCCCCGCAGGCGGAAGCCCCCGCTCCGAAGGCGGACGCCGGGCCGCGCGCGGTGCGCCGGTCCGCGAACGTCCTGTGA
- a CDS encoding GntR family transcriptional regulator: MGTTQLETVQEPKYWHLKTVLSEALDSDFAVGEILPNERELAARFGVARATLRQALEQLELEGRLHRRRGVGTTVAPPRVGVAVSTARNDWTDGGADTAWQPVDCESAPAPAAVAATLNAGAEEPVHIVRRIRTSHGQVVAAELLYVPSSSVPELSGIDAPSGAARARNVVRELHRLGLDGQDRSVELGSARADDAKELDRLPGAPVLVVTTRYLAAGGTAAVSVATYRADTCRLTFGDSGDLEISHPAEERQAS; encoded by the coding sequence GTGGGGACCACGCAGCTGGAAACGGTGCAGGAGCCGAAGTACTGGCACCTCAAGACCGTGCTCAGTGAGGCACTCGACTCGGACTTTGCGGTGGGGGAGATCCTTCCCAACGAGCGTGAGCTCGCCGCCCGGTTCGGCGTCGCCCGGGCCACGCTCCGGCAGGCCCTGGAACAGCTCGAACTCGAAGGCCGGCTGCACCGCCGCCGGGGCGTCGGGACCACCGTCGCCCCGCCCCGCGTCGGCGTGGCCGTCTCCACCGCCCGCAACGACTGGACCGACGGCGGCGCAGACACGGCCTGGCAGCCGGTGGACTGCGAGAGCGCTCCCGCCCCGGCCGCCGTCGCCGCGACGCTGAACGCCGGCGCCGAGGAGCCCGTGCACATCGTGCGCCGCATCCGCACCAGCCACGGCCAGGTGGTCGCCGCCGAGCTGCTCTACGTGCCGTCCTCCTCCGTGCCGGAGCTGTCCGGGATAGACGCCCCGTCCGGCGCGGCCCGCGCCCGCAACGTCGTCCGCGAACTGCACCGCCTCGGCCTCGACGGCCAGGACCGCTCCGTCGAGCTGGGCTCCGCCCGCGCCGACGACGCCAAGGAGCTGGACCGGCTCCCCGGTGCCCCCGTCCTCGTCGTCACCACCCGCTACCTCGCCGCCGGCGGCACGGCGGCGGTCTCGGTCGCCACGTACCGGGCCGACACCTGCCGGCTCACCTTCGGCGACTCGGGCGACCTGGAGATCAGCCACCCGGCCGAGGAGCGTCAGGCTTCCTGA
- a CDS encoding ROK family protein, whose protein sequence is MGRLTGGDPSLLRRINSAVVLHALRGASSSTLTDLTRITGLSRPTVEGVVEGLFEAGLVVECAPEGAETRRQGRPARRFRFRAEAGHLLGIEIGPHRVSALLSGLDGRIIGAGSREVSETAGADDRLDRVRAVVADVLRRTGVARSSLRAVGVGSPGIVEADGTVRLGTALPDWTGLPLGERLRRSFRCPVLVENDANAAAVAEHWKGAATESDDIVFVLAGLSPGAGSLIGGRLHRGFGGAAGEIGALHLLGRDVTPEHLLSTTDTPLDPLDEQAVAAVFAKARHGDEQARAAVERFIQRLVHDVAALVLALDPELVVVGGWAAGLDGVLDPLRSELARYCLRPPRVCLSLLGEAAVATGALRLALDHVEEQLFAVEGTVTARR, encoded by the coding sequence GTGGGCCGGCTGACCGGCGGGGATCCCTCGCTGCTGCGGCGGATCAATTCCGCGGTGGTACTCCATGCCCTCAGGGGCGCTTCCTCCTCGACCCTCACGGACCTGACCCGGATCACGGGCCTCTCCCGCCCGACGGTAGAAGGCGTCGTGGAAGGGCTCTTCGAGGCGGGTCTGGTCGTGGAGTGCGCTCCGGAGGGGGCCGAAACCCGCCGCCAGGGCCGTCCCGCCCGCCGCTTCCGCTTCCGCGCCGAGGCCGGGCACCTGCTGGGTATCGAGATCGGCCCGCACCGCGTCTCCGCACTGCTCTCCGGGCTGGACGGCCGGATCATCGGCGCCGGCTCCCGCGAGGTGTCCGAGACCGCCGGTGCCGACGACCGCCTCGACCGGGTCCGGGCCGTCGTCGCCGACGTCCTGCGCCGTACCGGCGTGGCCCGCAGCAGCCTGCGCGCGGTCGGCGTGGGCAGTCCGGGCATCGTGGAGGCCGACGGGACCGTGCGGCTGGGCACCGCGCTGCCGGACTGGACCGGCCTGCCCCTGGGCGAGCGGCTGAGGCGCTCCTTCCGCTGCCCCGTCCTCGTGGAGAACGACGCCAACGCCGCCGCCGTCGCCGAGCACTGGAAGGGCGCGGCCACGGAGTCCGACGACATCGTGTTCGTCCTCGCGGGGCTGAGCCCGGGCGCCGGTTCCCTGATCGGAGGGCGGCTGCACCGGGGGTTCGGCGGGGCGGCCGGGGAGATCGGCGCGCTGCATCTGCTCGGCCGGGACGTGACGCCGGAGCACCTGCTGTCCACGACGGACACCCCGCTGGACCCGCTGGACGAGCAGGCGGTGGCCGCGGTCTTCGCGAAGGCGCGGCACGGGGACGAGCAGGCGCGGGCCGCGGTGGAGCGGTTCATCCAGCGCCTGGTGCACGACGTGGCGGCGCTGGTCCTGGCGCTCGACCCCGAGCTGGTGGTGGTCGGGGGCTGGGCCGCCGGGCTGGACGGGGTGCTGGACCCGCTGCGGAGCGAGCTGGCCCGCTACTGCCTGCGCCCGCCCCGGGTGTGCCTGTCGCTCCTCGGCGAGGCGGCGGTGGCGACCGGTGCGCTGCGGCTCGCGCTCGACCATGTGGAGGAGCAGCTGTTCGCCGTCGAGGGAACGGTGACGGCCCGCCGCTGA
- the mug gene encoding G/U mismatch-specific DNA glycosylase: MTPEELQAARDRVVPDVVAGGLRVLFCGINPSLTTAATGHHFAFPGNRFWPVLHLSGFTPRRLAPAEQAQLLDHGLGITNVVARATARADELSAEEFREGGRILTAKVERLRPRWLAVVGITAYRTAFGERRARIGPQERTVGGARVWALPNPSGLNAHWTAATMAEEYARLRAAVEADGPQGGSVSVTTTLSSQPEPPSSR; encoded by the coding sequence ATGACGCCCGAAGAACTCCAGGCCGCCCGCGACCGCGTCGTTCCCGACGTGGTCGCGGGCGGCCTGCGCGTCCTGTTCTGCGGGATCAACCCGAGCCTGACGACGGCGGCGACGGGCCACCACTTCGCCTTCCCCGGCAACCGCTTCTGGCCGGTGCTCCATCTGTCGGGCTTCACCCCGCGCCGGCTGGCCCCCGCCGAGCAGGCCCAACTGCTCGACCACGGGCTCGGCATCACCAACGTGGTCGCCAGGGCCACCGCCAGGGCCGACGAGCTGTCCGCCGAGGAGTTCCGGGAGGGCGGGCGGATCCTGACCGCCAAGGTCGAGCGGCTGCGCCCGCGGTGGCTGGCCGTTGTCGGCATCACCGCGTACCGCACCGCGTTCGGTGAGCGCCGGGCCCGGATCGGGCCGCAGGAGCGGACGGTCGGCGGGGCCCGGGTCTGGGCGCTGCCCAACCCCAGCGGCCTCAACGCGCACTGGACGGCCGCCACCATGGCCGAGGAGTACGCGCGGCTGCGCGCGGCCGTGGAGGCCGACGGCCCTCAGGGCGGGTCGGTCTCCGTCACGACCACGCTCAGCTCGCAGCCGGAGCCGCCCTCCTCCAGATAG
- the purB gene encoding adenylosuccinate lyase gives MTAVSAKPRIPNVLAGRYASTELAVLWSPEQKVKLERRLWLAVLRAQKDLGIEVPDAALADYERVLDQVDLASIAEREKVTRHDVKARIEEFNALAGHEHVHKGMTSRDLTENVEQLQIRLSLELMRDRTVAVLARLGKLAAEYRELVVAGRSHNVAAQATTLGKRFATAADELLVAYGRLEDLLGRYPLRGIKGPVGTAQDMLDLLGGDAGKLAELEERIAAHLGFAHAFTSVGQVYPRSLDYDVVTALVQLAAAPSSVAKTIRLMAGHELVTEGFKPGQVGSSAMPHKMNTRSCERVNGLMVILRGYASMTGELAGDQWNEGDVSCSVVRRVALPDAFFAFDGLVETFLTVLDEFGAFPAVVARELDRYLPFLATTKVLMGAVRAGVGREVAHEAIKENAVASALAMREQGTERNELLDKLAADERIPLDRAQLDELMADKLSFTGAAGDQVTALVARIEEITKQHPEAAGYAPGSIL, from the coding sequence GTGACTGCTGTGTCTGCGAAGCCTCGCATCCCCAATGTCCTGGCCGGCCGCTACGCCTCCACGGAGCTGGCCGTCCTCTGGTCCCCCGAGCAGAAGGTGAAGCTGGAACGCCGGCTGTGGCTGGCGGTGCTGCGCGCCCAGAAGGACCTCGGGATCGAGGTGCCCGACGCCGCCCTCGCCGATTACGAGCGCGTCCTCGACCAGGTCGACCTGGCCTCGATCGCCGAGCGCGAGAAGGTCACCCGGCACGACGTGAAGGCCCGGATCGAGGAGTTCAACGCCCTCGCCGGTCATGAGCACGTCCACAAGGGCATGACCTCGCGCGACCTCACCGAGAACGTCGAGCAGTTGCAGATCCGGCTCTCCCTGGAGCTGATGCGCGACCGCACCGTGGCCGTCCTGGCCCGCCTCGGCAAGCTGGCCGCCGAGTACCGCGAGCTGGTCGTCGCCGGGCGCTCCCACAACGTGGCCGCGCAGGCGACCACCCTCGGCAAGCGCTTCGCGACCGCGGCCGACGAGCTGCTGGTGGCGTACGGCCGCCTCGAGGACCTGCTCGGCCGCTACCCGCTGCGCGGCATCAAGGGCCCGGTCGGCACCGCGCAGGACATGCTGGACCTGCTGGGCGGCGACGCCGGGAAGCTGGCGGAGCTCGAGGAGCGCATCGCCGCGCACCTCGGTTTCGCGCACGCCTTCACCTCGGTCGGCCAGGTCTACCCCCGGTCGCTCGACTACGACGTGGTGACCGCGCTCGTCCAGCTCGCGGCGGCGCCCTCCTCGGTGGCGAAGACCATCCGGCTGATGGCCGGCCACGAGCTGGTCACCGAGGGCTTCAAGCCCGGTCAGGTCGGCTCGTCCGCGATGCCGCACAAGATGAACACCCGCTCCTGCGAGCGCGTCAACGGCCTGATGGTCATCCTGCGCGGCTACGCCTCGATGACCGGCGAGCTTGCGGGCGACCAGTGGAACGAGGGCGACGTCTCCTGCTCGGTGGTACGCCGGGTGGCCCTGCCGGACGCGTTCTTCGCGTTCGACGGGCTGGTCGAGACGTTCCTGACGGTGCTGGACGAGTTCGGCGCCTTCCCGGCCGTGGTGGCCCGCGAGCTGGACCGCTACCTGCCGTTCCTCGCCACGACCAAGGTCCTGATGGGCGCGGTGCGCGCCGGAGTCGGCCGCGAGGTCGCCCACGAGGCCATCAAGGAGAACGCCGTCGCCTCCGCCCTGGCCATGCGCGAGCAGGGCACCGAGCGCAACGAGCTGCTGGACAAGCTCGCGGCCGACGAGCGCATCCCGCTGGACCGCGCCCAGCTGGACGAGCTGATGGCGGACAAGCTGTCCTTCACCGGGGCGGCCGGCGACCAGGTCACCGCGCTCGTCGCGCGGATCGAGGAGATCACCAAGCAGCACCCCGAGGCCGCCGGCTACGCGCCCGGCTCCATCCTCTGA
- a CDS encoding SGNH/GDSL hydrolase family protein codes for MDINASYTSLVAVGDSFTEGMSDLLPDGSYRGWADVLAARLAARTPGFRYANLAVRGKLIAQIVDEQVEVAAAMRADVVTLVGGLNDTLRPKCDMGMVRGRLEEAVERLAPSCGKLVLMRSPGRNGPVLDRFRPRMEELFALVDELAARHGAVVVDLYGAPALGDPRLWDVDRLHLTAEGHRRVAEAVWQALGLPPESDWQAPLPVSAPARWAARRVEDVRFARQHLLPWIGRRLTGRSSGDGRAGAQFDAELGRGFWVTPEEDGWTAPVATWRQVESGGREARDASGS; via the coding sequence ATGGACATCAATGCCTCATACACCAGTTTGGTCGCGGTCGGCGACTCGTTCACCGAGGGCATGTCGGACCTGCTGCCCGACGGCTCGTACCGGGGCTGGGCCGATGTGCTCGCCGCCCGGCTCGCCGCCCGTACGCCGGGCTTCCGGTACGCCAATCTCGCGGTACGCGGGAAGCTCATCGCGCAGATCGTGGACGAGCAGGTGGAGGTGGCGGCGGCCATGCGGGCGGACGTCGTGACGCTGGTCGGCGGCCTCAACGACACCTTGCGCCCCAAGTGCGACATGGGCATGGTGCGCGGACGCCTGGAGGAGGCGGTGGAGCGCCTGGCGCCGTCCTGCGGGAAGCTGGTGCTGATGCGCAGCCCCGGCCGCAACGGGCCCGTGCTCGACCGGTTCCGGCCGCGCATGGAGGAGCTGTTCGCGCTGGTGGACGAGCTGGCCGCGCGGCACGGCGCGGTGGTGGTCGACCTGTACGGCGCTCCGGCGCTGGGTGACCCGCGCCTCTGGGACGTGGACCGGCTGCATCTGACCGCCGAGGGGCACCGCCGGGTCGCCGAGGCGGTCTGGCAGGCCCTGGGGCTGCCGCCGGAGAGCGACTGGCAGGCCCCGCTGCCCGTTTCGGCCCCGGCGCGCTGGGCCGCCCGGCGGGTGGAGGACGTGCGCTTCGCCCGGCAGCACCTGCTGCCCTGGATCGGCCGGCGGCTCACGGGGCGCTCGTCGGGCGACGGACGGGCCGGGGCGCAGTTCGACGCCGAGCTGGGGCGGGGCTTCTGGGTGACCCCGGAGGAGGACGGCTGGACGGCCCCGGTGGCGACGTGGCGGCAGGTGGAGTCCGGCGGGCGGGAGGCGCGGGACGCGTCCGGTTCGTAG
- a CDS encoding hemolysin family protein: protein MTAVQLFIGLLTLVVNAFFVGAEFALISVRRSQIEPQAEQGNRRARSVIWGLEHVSALLAAAQLGITLCTLVLGIVAEPAIAHLLEPVFDAVGVPHGLVHPISFVIALTVATYLHMLLGEMVPKNIALAEPVRSALLLGPPLVTLARALRPVIFAINAFANALLKLLRVETKDEVEATFSDDELARLVKDAGDAGLVDDRAAERLHHALELGRRPVRDVVLPVDKVMYIRVGATPEELERLSYETGFSRFPVMDAEQRILGYLHVKDALDAAPRDMPFPVSSMRPIARVRAATPLDDALTALRRSRTHLAAVLDEDGRLAGMVTMEDVLRELVGRPQSR, encoded by the coding sequence ATGACCGCCGTACAGCTCTTCATCGGTCTGCTGACGCTGGTCGTGAACGCCTTCTTCGTCGGCGCGGAGTTCGCCCTGATCTCGGTGCGCCGCAGCCAGATCGAGCCGCAGGCCGAGCAGGGGAACCGGCGGGCGCGCAGCGTCATCTGGGGCCTCGAACACGTCTCGGCGCTGCTCGCGGCGGCGCAGCTGGGCATCACGCTGTGCACCCTGGTGCTCGGTATCGTCGCCGAGCCCGCGATCGCCCATCTGCTGGAGCCCGTCTTCGACGCGGTGGGCGTGCCGCACGGCCTGGTCCATCCGATCTCGTTCGTGATCGCGCTGACGGTGGCCACCTATCTGCACATGCTGCTGGGCGAGATGGTGCCCAAGAACATCGCGCTGGCCGAGCCGGTGCGGTCCGCGCTGCTGCTCGGCCCGCCGCTGGTGACGCTGGCCCGGGCGCTGCGCCCGGTGATCTTCGCGATCAACGCCTTCGCCAACGCCCTCCTGAAGCTGTTGCGGGTGGAGACGAAGGACGAGGTGGAGGCGACGTTCTCGGACGACGAGCTGGCGCGCCTGGTGAAGGACGCCGGTGACGCCGGGCTGGTGGACGACCGGGCGGCCGAGCGCCTGCACCACGCGCTGGAGCTGGGCCGCCGCCCGGTACGGGACGTGGTGCTGCCCGTCGACAAGGTGATGTACATCCGGGTCGGGGCGACACCGGAGGAGCTGGAGCGGCTGTCGTACGAGACGGGCTTCTCGCGCTTCCCGGTGATGGACGCGGAGCAGCGCATCCTCGGCTACCTCCATGTGAAGGACGCCCTGGACGCCGCCCCGCGCGACATGCCGTTCCCGGTGTCCTCGATGCGGCCGATCGCCCGGGTCCGGGCCGCGACACCGCTGGACGACGCGCTGACCGCGCTGCGGCGCAGCCGTACGCACCTGGCGGCGGTCCTGGACGAGGACGGCAGGCTCGCGGGCATGGTGACGATGGAGGACGTGCTCCGGGAGCTGGTGGGGCGGCCGCAGAGCCGCTGA
- a CDS encoding hemolysin family protein: MTEVLLLLVAVLLSLACGAFVAAEFSLTTVERGQLERAVEQGERGAASAMKAVRSLTFQLSGAQLGITVTNLVVGMLSEPSIAKLIRGPVEAVGLSPGVASSVALVIGTALSTVFLMVVGELVPKNWAISSPLAVAKTVATPQRAFTAVFRPFISHLNNTANRIVRRFGLEPAEELASARSPQELVALARHSAKEGALEADTAELFVRTLNLPELTAENVMTPRVQVTALEVSATAEDVANATRATGLSRFPVYRGSLDTVVGVAHIKDVLAIPAEQRARKRVSEMLREPVLVPETLTVDRLLDRLSGKLAMAVVIDEYGGTAGVVTLEDIVEEVVGEVRDEHDPHETPDLAPAGEDADGRVLWSADGAARTDQLETIGLRVPDGPYETLAGLIATEIGRIPAVGDSIELAGWRLDVVDASGRRAARALLHAPLTGSHQPSEDER, from the coding sequence ATGACCGAAGTGCTTCTCCTGCTCGTTGCGGTACTGCTCTCGCTCGCCTGCGGCGCCTTCGTCGCGGCGGAGTTCTCCTTGACCACGGTGGAGCGCGGCCAGCTGGAACGGGCCGTCGAGCAGGGTGAGCGCGGAGCCGCGAGCGCCATGAAGGCGGTCCGCAGCCTCACCTTCCAGCTCTCCGGGGCGCAGCTCGGCATCACCGTCACCAACCTGGTCGTCGGCATGCTCTCCGAGCCGTCCATCGCCAAGCTGATCCGGGGTCCGGTGGAGGCCGTCGGGCTCTCGCCCGGTGTGGCCTCGTCCGTGGCGCTCGTCATCGGCACGGCGCTGTCCACGGTGTTCCTGATGGTCGTCGGCGAGCTGGTCCCGAAGAACTGGGCCATCTCCTCGCCGCTCGCGGTGGCGAAGACGGTCGCCACTCCGCAGCGGGCCTTCACGGCCGTCTTCCGGCCCTTCATCAGCCACCTCAACAACACCGCCAACCGGATCGTGCGCCGCTTCGGGCTCGAACCGGCCGAGGAGCTGGCCTCCGCACGCAGCCCGCAGGAGCTGGTGGCGCTGGCCCGGCACTCCGCCAAGGAGGGCGCGCTGGAGGCGGACACCGCCGAGCTGTTCGTCCGTACCCTCAACCTCCCGGAGCTCACCGCCGAGAACGTGATGACCCCGCGCGTGCAGGTCACGGCCCTGGAGGTCAGCGCGACCGCCGAGGACGTCGCCAACGCGACCCGGGCCACCGGCCTCTCCCGCTTCCCCGTCTACCGGGGCAGCCTCGACACCGTCGTCGGCGTCGCCCACATCAAGGACGTGCTGGCGATCCCGGCCGAGCAGCGGGCCCGCAAGCGCGTCTCCGAGATGCTGCGCGAGCCGGTGCTCGTCCCCGAGACACTGACCGTGGACCGGCTGCTCGACCGGCTCTCCGGCAAGCTGGCCATGGCGGTCGTGATCGACGAGTACGGCGGCACGGCGGGCGTCGTGACGCTGGAGGACATCGTCGAGGAAGTCGTCGGCGAGGTGCGCGACGAGCACGATCCGCACGAGACGCCGGACCTGGCTCCGGCCGGCGAGGACGCCGACGGGCGCGTCCTGTGGTCGGCGGACGGCGCCGCCCGCACGGACCAGCTGGAGACGATCGGGCTGCGGGTTCCGGACGGCCCCTACGAGACGCTGGCGGGCCTGATCGCCACGGAGATCGGCCGCATTCCGGCCGTGGGCGACTCGATCGAGCTGGCCGGCTGGCGGCTCGACGTGGTGGACGCCTCCGGGCGCCGCGCCGCCCGGGCGCTGCTGCACGCACCGCTGACCGGTTCCCACCAGCCGTCGGAGGACGAACGATGA
- a CDS encoding GNAT family N-acetyltransferase: MSDLSLRPAASSDIDPVLLFWRTAAEGTSISDDHDGVARLIDRDPGALLLAEREGVLVGTVIAGFDGWRCSAYRLAVHPDHRRQGIATALLEAAERRFAELGGRRVDAMVLEENERAHHTWRAAGYHREDHWRRWVKPLGPGTGGR; this comes from the coding sequence ATGAGCGATCTCTCCCTGCGCCCCGCCGCCTCCTCCGACATCGACCCCGTGCTGCTGTTCTGGCGGACGGCCGCCGAGGGCACCAGCATCAGCGACGACCACGACGGGGTGGCCCGGCTCATCGACCGCGACCCGGGGGCACTGCTCCTCGCGGAACGGGAGGGCGTGCTCGTGGGGACCGTCATCGCGGGCTTCGACGGCTGGCGGTGCTCCGCCTACCGGCTCGCCGTCCACCCGGACCACCGCCGACAGGGCATCGCGACCGCGCTCCTCGAAGCGGCGGAGCGGCGCTTCGCCGAGCTGGGCGGGCGGCGGGTGGACGCCATGGTGCTGGAGGAGAACGAGCGGGCCCACCACACCTGGCGGGCCGCCGGCTATCACCGCGAGGACCACTGGCGGCGGTGGGTGAAGCCGCTCGGTCCGGGCACAGGGGGAAGGTGA
- a CDS encoding class I SAM-dependent methyltransferase: protein MSVAAESAAGLAAIRAELLAGLTGRVVEIGAGNGLNFAHYPLAVSEVVAIEPERTLRRLAVRSALRAGIPVDVVPGTAEALPVKSEAFDGAVASLVLCTVRDVERSLAELRRVLRPGAELRFFEHVRSDGRAMAAAQRALDRTFWPRLAGGCHTARDTLAALAAAGFTVESYRRVSLPERGVRLPTSSCVLGVARRPDAAVRR, encoded by the coding sequence ATGAGCGTGGCCGCCGAGTCCGCCGCCGGTCTCGCCGCGATCCGGGCGGAACTGCTGGCCGGGCTCACCGGACGGGTCGTCGAGATCGGCGCCGGGAACGGCCTGAACTTCGCCCACTACCCGCTCGCGGTGTCGGAGGTGGTGGCGATCGAACCCGAACGCACCCTGCGCCGGCTGGCGGTGCGCTCGGCGCTGCGCGCGGGCATCCCGGTGGACGTGGTGCCGGGGACCGCGGAGGCGCTGCCGGTGAAGAGCGAGGCGTTCGACGGGGCCGTGGCCTCCCTGGTGCTGTGCACCGTGCGGGATGTGGAGCGGTCGCTCGCGGAGCTACGGCGGGTCCTGCGCCCAGGCGCCGAGCTGCGCTTCTTCGAGCATGTGCGGTCCGACGGGCGGGCCATGGCGGCGGCCCAGCGCGCCCTGGACCGCACCTTCTGGCCCCGCCTGGCCGGGGGCTGCCACACCGCGCGCGACACGCTCGCCGCCCTCGCGGCGGCCGGTTTCACGGTGGAGTCGTACCGGCGGGTCAGCCTGCCGGAGCGCGGGGTCCGGCTGCCCACCTCGTCCTGCGTGCTGGGTGTGGCGCGGCGGCCCGACGCGGCGGTGCGGCGGTAG
- the bioD gene encoding dethiobiotin synthase → MSVLVVTGTGTEIGKTIVTAAVAAAAAHRRVAVLKPAQTGLEPGEPGDVAEVARLAGAHVTAVELARYPEPLAPATAARRAGMEPVRPYEVAEAAGKLAADHDLVLVEGAGGLLVRFDDEGATLADAARLLAAPVLVVAPAGLGTLNSTALTAEALRARELDCLGVVIGSMPAAPDLAERCNVADLPVAAGSPLLGVVPAGAGSLAPTEFRARAASWLAAPLGGDRPLG, encoded by the coding sequence ATGAGCGTTCTGGTGGTGACCGGTACCGGTACGGAGATCGGCAAGACGATCGTGACGGCGGCCGTGGCGGCGGCCGCCGCGCACCGCCGCGTCGCCGTCCTCAAACCGGCCCAGACCGGCCTGGAGCCGGGCGAGCCCGGTGACGTGGCGGAGGTGGCGCGACTGGCTGGCGCCCATGTCACGGCGGTCGAACTCGCCCGTTACCCCGAGCCGTTGGCGCCCGCGACGGCCGCCCGCCGGGCCGGGATGGAGCCGGTGCGCCCGTACGAGGTCGCCGAGGCCGCCGGGAAGCTGGCCGCCGACCACGACCTGGTGCTGGTCGAGGGCGCCGGCGGGCTGCTCGTACGGTTCGACGACGAGGGCGCGACCCTGGCGGACGCGGCCCGGCTCCTCGCGGCCCCGGTCCTGGTGGTCGCCCCGGCCGGTCTGGGCACCCTGAACTCCACGGCCCTGACGGCGGAGGCGCTGCGGGCCCGGGAACTCGACTGCCTGGGGGTGGTCATCGGCAGCATGCCGGCCGCGCCCGATCTGGCGGAGCGCTGCAATGTGGCGGACCTCCCGGTGGCCGCCGGGTCGCCGCTGCTGGGCGTCGTCCCGGCGGGCGCCGGGTCGCTGGCGCCGACGGAGTTCCGGGCGCGGGCGGCGAGTTGGCTGGCCGCACCACTGGGCGGCGACCGGCCGCTGGGCTGA